A segment of the Pieris brassicae chromosome 10, ilPieBrab1.1, whole genome shotgun sequence genome:
TTCACCCGCTCTAGTGACTAGTGAAATAAACGTATACCTAAAGTTTGCGGTGAGGTGAGACGGAATTTTGTAGCGCGGaacaaaaattaagtaaatactttttatttaaataactcgttaaatatacaaagtttAGTAAAATCGCTAGTAGCAGTGCTGTAATTCAATTAACTTTGACTAAATACTCGCTATGattgaataaaaagaaaagttttctttgtttttttttgtatcgaagaatttatattgtattgtgtttttaattatacacaataattgaattgaagtcatcaatacttatttattgtttttcaagCATCACATAGATAAAATCAAATCTACGATGAGTGACTTTGGTTAGTTAAGActtttaataaacacattgTAACTTAGacgtttaacaaaatttaaagatcTTACGTTCCAATTAAGCTGTCTAAAATAGTCAAGTCAAATCTGAGTTGGCCCTAAGCTGTCTAAAATAGTCAAGTCAAAACTGAGTTGGCCCTAAGCTGTCTAAAATAGTCAAGTCAATCGAATTAGTAATAACAGTAACTCACCATTTTCCTTAACGGCCTCAGAATTTTTCTGTATGGCCTCTTCGCTTTCTTGAGGGTTCGTGATTGTTACTATTGGGTTGTTCTGTAAaagtcaaaatttataaaatgtgaaTATCTTAACGCAAAGTCTGTAATATTGTATCAATCTAGATCAATTTTTGTCTGGGTAGTATTTCTTTTGTGACCAATTTCCTTAATATGTAAGTattgatcagccttttgtgcctgtCCATCGAATTTTTGCATCTAGGTTTGCAAgtaggtttcctcacgatgcttGGCAGACCCATACGGCTTCAACACTCGATTGTGAAAAAGTTTCTGGTCTGGCGCCTTCTTAAGTTCTTGTGTCATTTTCGCACGtgtatattctttatatatttttataagtgtcTGATTGTCTTGTAACATGTGTGATGtttgaaagtaaaaataaatataaaatattcaccaTAGAAGTGACTTAATGCCACCTACAAGAGTTAAGAGTCGCAAACGGAAACTACTAAAGACTGCTCGAAGTgtcaatgtttttaaaaccaacCTCTATACACACTTTTGCCCCATACCCCAAGTACAAACCTTCAAATTGTGCTGCGTAATGATGTCTCTGCATTGCTGAAGCCGTCTTTCCTTTAACGCGTTAATTCTTGATAGTTTCTTTGGATCCAATTCCGTTGTGTTCACACATCCCGGCTAGAAAAtacgaattttattaattcgtttttttcgaattttattaaagtagttTCCGTGCGGAACTTAGATGAACTAAATTCTTATTTGCCACTCATGAACAACgcgcagaggcgatgagaacttggtgaaactgatcgtggtaACATAGAAGGCAAAACATTACGTGGCCGTCCACAAACCAGATAGACCCATCGAGTGAAAGCCTCGTTGTCCTCGAAACTGTTAGGCGCTGAAAACCTGGGGAACGATCACGATCAGACATGAGCGACCTAACTCTCGAGACTAGAGAGTTCTCGAGACTCGTGAACTGGTGCCACTTGGTGGTCGGACTTAGATCTGAATATATactatctataaataattttcagccTTGAATCAAGGGGAATGATATCAAATGtttacctaaaaataaaatttgtatcatATTTCCTAAGACGTTCGAGGTCCATTAAGAGAGTACATTCTGTTTTCGCCCAAATCGCTAGTATCCGAACCTTTTCTATCACTGGCTGGCCAGTACCCAACCTTTGAAACTGGATCTAACTTCTTAATGTGCTAAAGCAAGCCACCAGAATTCTTGTTCACTGTGTCTCATAATAAGAGAACCAGGAAGAGTTTGTTTGGACCTCGGACATCTTAGaaaacataatacaaattttatttttaggttatgTGTTCCGCTTGACGTCCGAAGTCCATTATGAGAGACGTGTTTGTTATCGCCTGGTGACTTGCAAAATACTATAACTAAAAACGCAACAGCGACTCATTCTCTCTTTTCTACTCTATTCCAAAGAACATGGCAATAGTCCATCTTCTACTTCGTATCGTAAGAGACAatcttttcttaaattaatctcaaactttagaaaatatactCTCCAGAACcagttttaagtttaatatattataactcaTCTCACCGCTCCTGGACACTCCCACTGGcgcaagtgcgttgcggcCTTTTCGGAAATTAAAAACTTGCTACCGGTCTACCCTCACTTTTAGTCTAATTCAACACTCAGAACAAATATGGCATATATATGACAAGTCACGCGCATAcccaaaatacatttttttcttctcaAGTAAGCCATTTTGAACTCACCATAGGTCTATGAAGATCCCAGAACGCCCTCTCCTGGCTGTCCAGTACTTTCCTCTCCAACTTATCCCTTTTCTTATCAACctgaaaattattgaatataaatgcTTATAAGTGTGATACccgatgaaataaaaattaattccaaTGTGGTTAAATTccttttgaattaatttattaaactcaaACTAAGTTtcttcatataggtaaccaagtagactcatgaacgtcaacagaaaagctGTTAAATtagttctaaatttacattgacTATCAGtccgcaagtcaagggcgtagagcggacaAGAAAAATTTGTATCATTACGTTTAATAAAAGCCAAAACCCAAGTTCGATTCCCACGAAAAATTATATTGGAGACTGTTCATCTCACCGATAAAAAGAGAACCatgctataaaataaattttcaatttactaTCAGCATATTTGCATTCTTCCACGTCTTTTGAGATTtagtgttattatatatagcaaaGGACCCAGGTTCGATATGCggtataacaatatttttttatccatATCGCTCCGTGGAGCCAGCGAAATGACCAGGAAAGTTCTGAGCTTCTAGAAGTAGCTGGGCTGGCTTAATTACCCAGGACTTAACCCGTAGGGGATCATTGGGCGTCTAAGGTGGAAAATGATTCCACACTACTTAAACAAATCATGTCCTTACTTTGCTCTGGGCCTCTGCCTGCATGAATATAAACTCCCATTTCCTGCTGAACATCTTCTGTAATCTCGCCAAAGACTCTGCCTCATAATCAGCTAGTTCTAAACGCGCCTTGTTCTGCATAGTTCGCTTGCAGAGGTATACCGCTAAAACGAGAACTTCAATTAGAGTCAAGTGTACCGATTCTGAAGCTGACAACACCGATGCTTAAGCCTTTGGTGACTGTCCATGGGCGTTGTGATAACATCGAAAGATGCAAGCAAAAATATGAAAAGATTGTACACATACCGTAATCCGTATTTTCAGGCTCCCATTGATTTGATGGCCAAAAGTACGGCGTTTGGAACCTGATAAATAAGTTATACATATCATAATAAGTCATCTACACTAAGTATTACATCATcatatttgtatacaattcatatgactaataagggagcgttcaagtattacgtcacgcaatttatGGAGATTcttgccccccccccccccccatgagacacaccgtaacgtttctgtatagaatagtaaaacgtttcgtgaccacccccagtgactctttatacctaaaacttaccattatgtggtgtaaagtactagaaagtggaaaataatattaacaacgcgtaattcaatccccgccccgcatcgtaacatTTTAGAAGAGGTCCCCCCCCCCAAACTCGTTACGGAATACCTGAATGCTCcctaatataaaatgtaaaactcctttaaagacaaatttgcgtgCCAATGTgcgtggcagaatatgcgaacttactattgtaccactTTCTTGTAATATATTCttgcatattattattatttttatcacaaaataaattatttaaaattgtaattcgGTAGGTGACGCCTGCTTAAAGTTATGTTACAGtgccacatacttttcttggtCGGTAAGAGCGATGTCgtcattgttttattttacatcattttatttttattccacaACCGTGGATACAGAGTCCTTTAGTCGGAATCATAGAGATTACATAATAGCGTCGCTGTCATGAATattagtattgccagtaaataaaaatttaccattataaggggaataatttgaagtcattcgacttaataatttattaaaatgtcctagtaaaacaatgtatacttatatctagaaaatacaattctaggcttaaataaatgtgacacAAACTTAGGAACAACTGATATGATAGGTTTTAGGCTAGGCTGTTGATTGAACGGctgattaagctagttggctgcgacatatatatatatatatatatatatatataaaataatcttacctataataagtattatcattttttactGTGAGGCAATGATCGTCTATAGGAAATAAGTAGCCATGAGCCGCCAATAGATGAGACAGGTGCAGAGCCTCCCACGCGTCTTCAAGATTGAGGTGTCGGGTCAACCATGCCACCAGTTCCGAGCCAGTGAAaacctgaaaatatttatctgcCATTGAACTATACACCACAGAGAAGGAGCTGACAATTTTTATCTTTGTATAcggaattaattaattcatttaccacatcatatatactgctatatctacagtatatgttgCAAGCTATCATTTCTCATGactattatgttaaaaataaatgtaacaaaaaattaaattacagcagtgttggcctagtggcttcagcgtggcTATCCCTAAGGTGgatcgatccccggctgtccaccaatggactttctttctatgtgcccatttaacattcactcaaACGACAaaggaaatcatcgtgaggaaacctgcttgccttagacccaaaaagtcaacggcgtgcgtcaCAGAtggatcacctacttgtctattagattaacaaatgatcatgaaatagaaaTTCGAAGCCCAGGCCTAAAtagtttgtagcgccattgatttattttttaacaataaataataaaaaatatacgcttccaatttaagattttattagtaaGCAAAAAATTACTAGCAAAACATCGAATTAGGTATCAGATAGGCACTTACaatgattttcttttaattgttattaatttaaattgagaCTGGTTTTAATACAGTGAATCTGGTCTGGATTTCAAGCAACtgactttatatattttatattacttaccGATGGTATTTTACTCATAAAGCTCTTGACAGTACGAACAGGCACCCCAGTGTTTTCATCCTGCATTTTCTCAATTATTGCTTCCAtctatacattaaatttataattgtaaattattaagtttcaaTAATTGAACATGAGTTTCATTAAATGCAGTTTCATTCAtgtaattactaattattgtttcacCGGGAAGCAAATCAACAACAAGGTTGTATCTGTGTTAACAACTAAAGCCACAAAGTATTCGAAGCTAGCTTTTTTTCTTTCTCTCTTTTTAAGTTTGTCCATCTGCAATCAGCACCTGGCCCTTTATCAGATTTTATGAAAAGATGGCAATTAGGGAATTCAAagggaattaaaaataaaaatgcacgAGCCCAGAGCATGTACACAGCAAGATTACCTTCTTATACGCCAGATAGTTAGGCGATTCTTCTGGTGAAGGTACTGTAGCCATCAGTGCCTGAACACTGGGTGGCATGTTAGCAATCATGCTCTCTCTGTCTTTCTTGTCTTTCTTCTCATTTTCCTTATCATCTTTACCCGATTTTGCCACCTCTCTGTAAATCATAGATATTTTTTcccaattaataatattaatattattaaaaataaaaggaaaattgacttattaatatagataatagaaatattgaaaacaaagaagctatataaacatataacatatataacatttttttattaccataAAAAACCCAATGAAGGATGTTAACAAtgtgatatgtattttttaagatgttcaattaattatttagaagaCAGTTAGAAAGTTATACCATTTTGTGATTGAAAACCTAAACAAAAACTACTATTCAACATCTAATagatagatatttatattttaaatatttatctagaGCTATAAGCATCACCTATGTAATGAAATCCTAAGCATAAGATGCTTTTGGGCTTAAGAGCCAATGGATTCAGGGATAAAAAACTgtgtttctaaaaaaaatctgtacaCAACTTAGCTtgtcataaaactaaaaattacgaaaacttctgtattatatatttttaaaagttgggAGCTTATGCCAAAGTTCTTACacctaattataaaataaggtgtacataatttgttattaaatgtaCTAAGATGCTATCatcatcataaaaaaatcgtgAATGTTAAAGACTGAGGTAAACAGAGTTAGAATAAGAAATAAGAGTAAGTTTAAAGATTTGCGAGAAATTATCAATAGGCAGCTGATTGGTGCATATGTAGCTGGTTTTTATAGTAAAGAATTATTGAACCTACTTGGAAGGTCCCTGCTGACAGGCCTTCTGAGCCGTCTTCTCATTTGAATTCATCGTAACCATTTTAACACATTCACTTATAAATTCCTgagaaaaacttattattgttCTTTCAtagtgaaatattaaataatttcttatttttttgtattgagaTTCATTGCACAAGGTCACTAACCACAAACAAAttgtgaaaaacaaaaagcacAATCCCTCGGGGCACtcatagttttttaattagaaaaacaaaCGAAGCAACAAATTAATCTTTCGCTT
Coding sequences within it:
- the LOC123715454 gene encoding regulator of G-protein signaling 7; translation: MVTMNSNEKTAQKACQQGPSKEVAKSGKDDKENEKKDKKDRESMIANMPPSVQALMATVPSPEESPNYLAYKKMEAIIEKMQDENTGVPVRTVKSFMSKIPSVFTGSELVAWLTRHLNLEDAWEALHLSHLLAAHGYLFPIDDHCLTVKNDNTYYRFQTPYFWPSNQWEPENTDYAVYLCKRTMQNKARLELADYEAESLARLQKMFSRKWEFIFMQAEAQSKVDKKRDKLERKVLDSQERAFWDLHRPMPGCVNTTELDPKKLSRINALKERRLQQCRDIITQHNLKNNPIVTITNPQESEEAIQKNSEAVKENGESSHSELATLEGDKPSIEAQIEAAKRQVTVLKARLERRNVRVSKVAEIFISYCEQYAEYDAFLTPPEWPNPWISDTTELWDQEKQCKEPLPLRRVRRWSFNLRELLRDPPGRDHFAKFLNKEFSGENLNFWLAVQELKALPICRVASRARDIWKEFLDSNAPSPVNIDAASRELTRVRVESGKPDRYCFDQAQAHVYHLMKSDSYSRYLRSDMYKDILNGSKKKTSVKGIRSIVSFTGRKETSAN